A single Pan troglodytes isolate AG18354 chromosome X, NHGRI_mPanTro3-v2.0_pri, whole genome shotgun sequence DNA region contains:
- the LOC112206982 gene encoding embryonic testis differentiation protein homolog C — protein sequence MVGISNQMMAQSVCGCVAVRKRSPDPLDYMEFIIFFRLPWLCCFTEVVWGCCFMDKELPKASPSESALNIKKSGKSFKCKKPTKNVQVFLINRQLGRNRSDTDLSKWLWMLP from the coding sequence ATGGTTGGCATTTCAAATCAGATGATGGCCCaaagtgtgtgtgggtgtgtggcaGTGAGGAAGAGGTCCCCAGATCCACTTGATTACATGGAATTCATCATCTTTTTCAGGCTTCCTTGGTTGTGCTGTTTTACTGAGGTTGTTTGGGGCTGCTGCTTCATGGATAAAGAACTCCCTAAAGCCAGTCCCAGTGAGTCTGCACTGAACATCAAGAAGTCAGGCAAATCCTTCAAATGCAAGAAGCCCACCAAAAATGTGCAGGTCTTTTTAATCAACAGACAACTGGGCAGGAACAGAAGTGACACTGACCTGTCAAAGTGGCTATGGATGCTGCCATAA